From Rubrivirga sp. SAORIC476, a single genomic window includes:
- a CDS encoding helix-turn-helix domain-containing protein: MTTLTDDRKTLRLDELSEALRISRQTLVRWTDRGLINADLDWGVSDENQETRLIEVDQSTLDFLEGFAGEYREDTVSRTEARRLLKLIDRNQVQKLIRQGSIKARKVKGETRVSVGSVEDYLMTLEDTE; encoded by the coding sequence ATGACCACCCTCACCGACGACCGCAAGACCCTCCGCCTCGACGAACTCTCCGAGGCGCTCCGCATCTCCCGTCAGACGCTGGTCCGCTGGACCGACCGCGGCCTCATCAACGCCGACCTGGACTGGGGCGTCTCCGATGAGAACCAGGAGACGCGCCTCATCGAGGTCGACCAGTCGACGCTCGACTTCCTGGAGGGCTTCGCGGGCGAGTACCGCGAGGACACGGTCAGCCGCACCGAGGCGCGGCGGCTGCTCAAGCTGATCGACCGCAACCAGGTCCAGAAGCTGATCCGCCAGGGCTCGATCAAGGCGCGCAAGGTGAAGGGCGAAACGCGCGTGAGCGTTGGCAGCGTCGAGGACTACCTGATGACGCTTGAGGACACGGAGTAG
- a CDS encoding DNA-3-methyladenine glycosylase, with product MSLPYDAVAASHVLADVDPRLGAVIARIGPPRITLRPDETLSALLRAIVGQQISTKAAATIHGRVLTAFGDGTALEVDAIAEADDDALRACGLSRSKVAAVRDLVGRQRDGTLPTRDRLLQMADDEVVAALTAVRGVGPWTAQMVLLFNLGRPDIWPVADLGVQEGYRILAGLDARPTAREMVAIGAPYAPWRSVAAWYGWRALHEARGEE from the coding sequence ATGTCTCTCCCGTACGATGCCGTCGCCGCCAGCCACGTCCTCGCCGACGTGGACCCCCGCCTCGGGGCGGTGATCGCCCGCATCGGCCCGCCGCGCATCACACTCCGACCGGACGAGACGCTGTCGGCCTTGCTTCGTGCCATCGTCGGCCAGCAGATCTCCACCAAGGCCGCGGCCACCATCCACGGGCGCGTGCTGACGGCCTTCGGCGACGGGACTGCGTTGGAGGTCGACGCGATCGCCGAGGCGGACGACGACGCGCTCCGGGCGTGCGGCCTCTCGCGGTCGAAGGTCGCGGCTGTGCGTGACCTCGTCGGGCGACAGCGCGATGGGACGCTCCCGACACGCGACCGGCTGCTCCAGATGGCCGACGACGAGGTGGTGGCTGCACTCACGGCCGTCCGCGGCGTCGGACCGTGGACGGCGCAGATGGTGCTTCTCTTCAACCTCGGCCGCCCGGACATCTGGCCGGTCGCCGACCTGGGCGTGCAGGAAGGGTACCGCATCCTCGCCGGGTTGGACGCTCGGCCGACGGCCAGGGAGATGGTCGCCATCGGAGCGCCCTACGCGCCGTGGCGAAGCGTGGCCGCGTGGTACGGGTGGCGTGCGCTCCACGAGGCGCGAGGGGAGGAGTGA
- a CDS encoding isoaspartyl peptidase/L-asparaginase family protein, translating into MFRTLVLLAAAVALSLGASAQSANVLPDLDGDPVVLVVHGGAGTITRAAMTPETDAAIRASLAEALRAGHAVVMAGGDALDAVDAAITIMEDDPNFNAGRGGVFAADQTVRHDASIMDGATGLAGASSGTMHVRHPIRLARRVMDASPHVLLSGDGAEEFAMQQGLEMVPNTYFHTPSRLDGLLRVQERERSTTGLAVPSPDAWQMHGTVGAVALSAEGTLAAGTSTGGMTNKRWGRIGDAPIIGAGTFADGTVGISATGHGEFFIRLGVARDVAARMAYLGEDVDTAASTVIGTTLTEAGGTGGIIVLDAQGNASMPFNTEGMYRGAITRSGVVTTLIYGDEE; encoded by the coding sequence ATGTTCCGCACACTCGTTCTTCTCGCGGCTGCGGTCGCTCTGTCCCTCGGCGCCTCGGCCCAGTCCGCGAATGTGCTGCCGGACCTCGACGGGGACCCGGTCGTGCTGGTCGTCCATGGCGGGGCCGGGACCATCACGCGAGCCGCGATGACACCCGAGACCGACGCCGCCATCCGGGCGTCGCTCGCCGAGGCGCTCCGCGCCGGGCACGCCGTCGTGATGGCAGGAGGAGACGCGCTCGACGCTGTCGATGCGGCGATCACGATCATGGAGGACGATCCCAACTTCAACGCGGGCCGCGGCGGCGTCTTCGCGGCCGACCAGACCGTTCGCCACGACGCGTCCATCATGGACGGGGCGACCGGGCTGGCGGGCGCGTCGTCGGGCACGATGCACGTGCGCCACCCGATCCGGCTGGCGCGGCGCGTGATGGACGCCTCGCCCCACGTGCTCCTCTCGGGCGACGGCGCCGAGGAGTTCGCGATGCAGCAGGGGCTGGAGATGGTGCCCAACACCTACTTCCACACGCCGAGTCGGCTGGACGGGCTGCTGCGCGTGCAGGAGCGCGAGCGGTCGACGACGGGCCTGGCGGTGCCGTCGCCGGACGCGTGGCAGATGCACGGGACCGTCGGCGCGGTCGCGCTGTCGGCCGAAGGGACGCTGGCCGCAGGCACGTCCACGGGGGGCATGACCAACAAGCGCTGGGGCCGCATCGGCGACGCGCCCATCATCGGCGCGGGCACCTTCGCCGACGGCACCGTGGGCATCTCGGCGACCGGCCACGGGGAGTTCTTCATCCGCCTCGGCGTCGCCCGCGACGTGGCGGCGCGCATGGCCTACCTCGGCGAGGACGTGGACACGGCGGCCTCGACCGTCATCGGCACGACGCTCACCGAGGCGGGCGGTACCGGCGGCATCATCGTGCTCGACGCGCAGGGCAACGCCTCAATGCCGTTCAACACGGAGGGCATGTACCGCGGCGCCATCACGCGAAGCGGTGTGGTCACGACGCTGATCTACGGGGACGAGGAGTAG
- a CDS encoding DUF3347 domain-containing protein, translated as MLRFLPALGLLAGCVAPVATVSGGPASASAPTTPLAVSAAPLAPVEAPDLPAALRPSDPTHSGMEMDHAGMEMNHSSMEMNHSGMERDHSEVDDAPIRPVLDAYLVLHDALVADRLAPDAAQALAAALAIWTETPPPGDAHFWHLRATDVSALRRAADALAEAAGLDAARAAFGALSVPFASLVEAHGVPEGYDLARFTCGMADAPEGGVWLQPAGDTANPYFGASMATCGREDAPTEPALHHRSMNHGGTR; from the coding sequence ATGCTCCGCTTTCTGCCCGCGCTCGGCCTGTTGGCCGGGTGCGTCGCCCCCGTCGCCACTGTGTCCGGCGGCCCCGCCTCGGCGTCCGCGCCGACCACCCCCCTGGCGGTCTCGGCCGCCCCCCTCGCGCCCGTCGAGGCGCCCGATCTTCCCGCCGCGCTCCGCCCGTCCGACCCGACCCACTCCGGCATGGAGATGGATCACGCCGGCATGGAGATGAACCACTCCAGCATGGAGATGAACCACTCCGGCATGGAGAGGGACCACTCCGAAGTGGACGACGCGCCGATCCGGCCCGTCCTCGACGCCTACCTCGTCCTGCACGACGCGCTCGTGGCGGACCGTCTCGCGCCGGATGCCGCCCAGGCTCTCGCTGCGGCGCTCGCCATCTGGACCGAGACGCCGCCTCCCGGCGACGCGCACTTCTGGCACCTGCGTGCCACCGACGTGAGTGCCCTCCGTCGGGCGGCCGATGCCCTCGCCGAGGCGGCCGGTCTCGACGCGGCCCGCGCGGCGTTCGGTGCCCTCAGCGTTCCGTTCGCATCGCTCGTCGAGGCCCACGGCGTCCCCGAGGGCTACGACCTCGCGCGGTTTACCTGCGGCATGGCTGACGCGCCTGAAGGAGGGGTGTGGCTCCAGCCCGCAGGCGACACCGCCAACCCGTACTTCGGAGCCTCGATGGCTACCTGCGGACGCGAAGACGCGCCGACGGAGCCCGCCCTGCACCATCGATCGATGAACCACGGGGGGACACGATGA
- a CDS encoding TolC family protein — protein MTGRLPLLALVLVGLSGCTAVRPQAAFGDVQATVAERADLRAVWVTGTAEDAAARAAVDSLLTDSLTADVAVQVALLNNRRLQATYEDLGVAQAMLVQAGLLSNPVFGARGLWPAEGGAPDLGLSVAFDFLDVFARPLRQRVARSEYAAAQARVAGAVLDLAAQTRTAAIRAQADAARLAMQVRVVANAEAGYTAARLLREAGNVPAVDLLAEQALYEQARLDLLVAEGAAAESREALIRRMGLSGPQAVIPLRATLPAVPAESPLPFVRTSTEAGVPGAAVDAEAIERAAVAASLDLDARRADIEAAARRLGLTDVEALVPTLHAGAELERTDGEWEAGPDVEVALPLFDQGQARRAAGYAELRRAQALYEADAVDLRSTARTLATRLATARRAALHYQTTVLPLRAEVAAQTLRQYNAMQTGVFGVLQAQQAEAEAARRYFDALAAYWVARTDLDLLLQGRMPSLDGGALARANAPSSVPPAAH, from the coding sequence ATGACTGGACGTCTCCCTCTTCTCGCCCTCGTACTCGTCGGCCTGTCCGGCTGCACGGCCGTCCGTCCGCAAGCGGCGTTCGGGGACGTGCAGGCGACCGTCGCCGAGCGGGCCGACCTGCGAGCCGTCTGGGTGACAGGCACCGCCGAGGACGCCGCGGCCCGCGCCGCCGTCGACTCGCTGCTCACTGACAGCCTCACGGCCGACGTGGCCGTCCAGGTCGCGCTCCTCAACAACCGCCGCCTCCAGGCGACCTACGAGGATCTCGGCGTGGCGCAGGCGATGCTCGTCCAGGCCGGGCTGCTGTCGAATCCCGTCTTCGGGGCCCGCGGTCTGTGGCCTGCCGAGGGCGGCGCGCCCGACCTGGGGCTGTCGGTCGCGTTCGACTTCCTCGACGTGTTCGCACGCCCGCTCCGGCAGCGGGTCGCCCGGAGCGAGTACGCCGCCGCACAGGCCCGCGTCGCCGGGGCTGTGCTGGACCTCGCAGCACAGACGCGCACAGCCGCGATCCGCGCCCAGGCAGACGCCGCGCGGCTGGCCATGCAGGTGCGGGTGGTCGCCAACGCTGAGGCCGGGTATACCGCCGCGAGGCTCCTCCGGGAGGCCGGCAACGTGCCCGCGGTGGACCTCCTCGCCGAGCAGGCGCTCTACGAGCAGGCCCGCCTCGACCTTCTGGTGGCCGAAGGCGCGGCGGCCGAGAGCCGCGAGGCGCTGATCCGCAGGATGGGCCTGAGCGGCCCCCAGGCCGTGATCCCGCTCCGGGCGACCCTCCCGGCGGTCCCGGCCGAGAGTCCGCTGCCGTTCGTCCGTACCTCCACTGAGGCGGGTGTGCCCGGCGCCGCCGTCGACGCCGAGGCGATCGAGCGTGCCGCCGTGGCTGCCAGCCTGGACCTGGACGCGCGCCGAGCCGACATCGAGGCCGCCGCCCGGCGCCTCGGCCTCACCGACGTGGAGGCCCTCGTCCCGACGCTCCACGCGGGCGCCGAACTCGAACGCACCGACGGCGAGTGGGAGGCCGGGCCCGACGTCGAGGTGGCGCTCCCGCTCTTCGATCAGGGGCAGGCTCGCCGCGCCGCCGGGTACGCCGAGTTGCGGCGCGCCCAGGCCCTCTACGAGGCCGACGCTGTCGACCTCCGCTCCACTGCGCGGACCCTCGCGACCCGCCTCGCGACCGCGCGCCGCGCGGCGCTCCACTACCAGACGACGGTCCTCCCGCTCCGCGCCGAGGTCGCCGCCCAGACTCTCCGCCAGTACAACGCCATGCAGACGGGCGTCTTCGGCGTGCTCCAGGCCCAGCAGGCCGAGGCCGAAGCCGCGCGCCGCTACTTCGACGCGCTCGCCGCCTATTGGGTGGCCCGGACTGACCTCGACCTGCTCCTCCAGGGCCGGATGCCCTCGCTCGACGGTGGCGCGCTCGCCCGTGCCAACGCGCCCTCTTCCGTGCCCCCCGCCGCCCACTGA
- a CDS encoding multicopper oxidase family protein, translated as MSTYTRRDWMKASAVALGGAAVGRASRATPLPVTWDPVAAADSIAADSVAAANVAATTPDSLPALAPPTSAPGQARRRSLATPVDGDRPNRVDTPNGSALTGRQADDGAWVYHLTAEEVEHAFAPGLTATCWGYNGQVHGPTLEAVEGDRVRIYVTNRLGVATTVHWHGVFLPSGMDGVGGLSQAPIAPGETFLYEFPITQSGTFMYHSHHDEMTQIALGLTGMFVVHPRRGADVDRDVAFMLHEWLVEPGTSRPDPNAMSDFNVLTMNARAFPGTDPIVVGHNDRVRFRFGNLSPMDHHPIHLHGHYWTIVGTDGGAIPAAGRWPETTVLVPTGSTRTVEWTADALGDWAMHCHMTHHVMNQMGHGTPNMVGVDARALDRSVQPLAPGYMAMGENGMDEHGSHVEQGHMPVPENSIPMVGAAGPFGYITMGGMYTNVKVRPKPVDVTADPGWYDHPAGTVARAVSAEQAARDGVRLT; from the coding sequence ATGTCCACCTACACTCGCCGCGACTGGATGAAGGCCAGCGCCGTCGCCCTGGGCGGCGCCGCAGTCGGCCGCGCGTCCCGCGCCACCCCGCTGCCCGTCACCTGGGACCCCGTCGCTGCCGCCGACTCGATCGCCGCCGACTCCGTCGCTGCCGCAAACGTGGCCGCGACGACCCCCGACTCGCTCCCCGCCCTGGCTCCCCCGACCTCGGCCCCGGGGCAGGCACGGCGCCGCTCGCTGGCGACGCCCGTCGACGGGGACCGGCCCAACCGCGTTGATACACCCAACGGCTCCGCGCTGACCGGCCGCCAGGCGGACGACGGCGCCTGGGTCTACCACCTCACCGCCGAGGAGGTCGAGCACGCGTTCGCGCCGGGCCTCACCGCCACCTGCTGGGGCTACAACGGCCAGGTCCACGGCCCGACCTTGGAGGCCGTCGAGGGTGACCGCGTCCGCATCTACGTGACCAACCGCCTCGGCGTCGCCACGACCGTCCACTGGCACGGCGTCTTCCTCCCGAGCGGCATGGACGGCGTCGGCGGGCTGAGCCAGGCGCCCATCGCACCCGGTGAGACGTTCCTCTACGAGTTCCCGATCACGCAGAGCGGAACGTTCATGTACCACTCGCACCACGACGAGATGACCCAGATCGCGCTGGGCCTGACGGGCATGTTCGTCGTCCACCCGAGGCGGGGGGCCGACGTGGATCGCGACGTCGCCTTCATGCTCCACGAGTGGCTCGTGGAACCCGGCACGAGCCGACCGGACCCGAACGCGATGTCGGACTTCAACGTCCTCACCATGAACGCGCGCGCGTTCCCCGGCACCGACCCCATCGTCGTCGGCCACAACGACCGGGTCCGGTTTCGCTTCGGCAACCTCTCGCCGATGGATCACCACCCGATCCACCTCCACGGGCACTACTGGACGATCGTCGGCACCGACGGCGGCGCGATCCCGGCGGCCGGGCGGTGGCCCGAGACGACGGTCCTCGTCCCCACCGGCAGCACGCGTACCGTCGAGTGGACCGCCGACGCGCTCGGCGACTGGGCCATGCACTGCCACATGACGCACCACGTCATGAACCAGATGGGCCACGGCACCCCCAACATGGTCGGCGTCGACGCCCGCGCCCTCGACCGGTCGGTCCAGCCGCTCGCGCCCGGGTACATGGCGATGGGCGAGAACGGCATGGACGAGCACGGCTCGCACGTCGAGCAGGGCCACATGCCGGTCCCCGAGAACTCGATCCCGATGGTCGGCGCCGCCGGACCGTTCGGCTACATCACCATGGGCGGCATGTACACCAACGTCAAGGTTCGCCCGAAGCCCGTGGACGTGACCGCCGACCCTGGCTGGTACGACCACCCTGCGGGCACCGTCGCCCGCGCGGTTTCCGCCGAGCAGGCCGCTCGCGACGGCGTCCGCCTCACCTGA
- a CDS encoding DUF305 domain-containing protein — translation MKPSYLRFFAMIATSTLVMLALMYSTVYSLDHIWWSQTKAWMALYMGAAMAVVMLAFMLGMYTDPKKNLAIVVGSVVVFAASFYLVRAQTTVDDVAWMKAMIPHHSIAILTSERAQISDPRVRALADGIIEAQRREIAEMEALIDSLEAR, via the coding sequence ATGAAGCCCTCCTATCTCCGCTTCTTTGCGATGATCGCCACCTCGACCCTGGTGATGCTCGCGCTCATGTACTCGACCGTCTATAGCCTCGACCACATCTGGTGGAGCCAGACGAAGGCCTGGATGGCGCTCTACATGGGCGCCGCGATGGCCGTGGTCATGCTGGCCTTCATGCTCGGCATGTACACCGACCCGAAGAAGAACCTCGCCATCGTTGTCGGCAGCGTGGTTGTGTTCGCCGCCAGCTTCTACCTCGTCCGCGCCCAGACGACCGTGGACGACGTGGCGTGGATGAAGGCGATGATCCCGCACCATTCGATCGCGATCCTGACGAGCGAGCGCGCCCAGATCTCCGACCCGCGTGTCCGCGCGCTGGCCGATGGCATCATTGAGGCCCAGCGGCGCGAAATCGCCGAGATGGAAGCCCTCATCGACAGTCTGGAGGCGCGGTAG
- a CDS encoding DUF411 domain-containing protein, giving the protein MRFLLLLPLLALTACQLTDSSAAPSDPAAAPAAEPVVVQTAALVGPDAPTLTVYKSPTCGCCSMWVEHMEAAGFQVEAVDRDDMAAVKDSLGLPSDLSSCHTGVIDGYVIEGHVPAEQVARLIEEKPEALGLAVPGMPIGSPGMEQGDRRDAYDVLVVGSGGEAAVYTHIEGNTQP; this is encoded by the coding sequence ATGCGCTTCCTCCTCCTGCTCCCACTGCTCGCCCTCACCGCCTGCCAGCTGACCGACTCGTCGGCCGCGCCGTCGGACCCTGCCGCCGCCCCCGCTGCGGAGCCCGTGGTCGTCCAGACCGCCGCGCTCGTCGGCCCCGACGCGCCGACGCTGACGGTATACAAGAGCCCCACGTGCGGCTGCTGCTCGATGTGGGTCGAGCACATGGAGGCCGCGGGCTTCCAGGTCGAGGCCGTCGACCGCGACGACATGGCTGCAGTCAAGGACAGCCTCGGCCTCCCCTCCGACCTCTCGTCGTGCCACACGGGCGTGATCGACGGCTACGTGATCGAGGGCCACGTGCCCGCCGAGCAGGTCGCGCGCCTGATCGAAGAGAAGCCCGAGGCGCTGGGCCTGGCCGTCCCCGGCATGCCGATCGGCTCGCCGGGCATGGAACAGGGCGACCGCCGCGACGCGTACGACGTGCTCGTGGTCGGCTCGGGGGGCGAGGCGGCGGTCTACACACACATCGAAGGCAACACGCAGCCGTAG
- a CDS encoding sialidase family protein — protein MPRRLLLLVATALAACGDAPPPDAPAKAIPLVDGAVDVPADTGAVAPRLVTDAEGRPVLTWVEPTATGHALRLSRWTGDGWSPADTRAEGADWFVNWADTPGVVPRSDGLMLAHTLVMHPDGGVYAYDIGVEMPNGTGALLNTDGVAAEHGFVSGVPLADARTALVWLDGREQGEGHGHHAGAMTLRTATLSADGTRSGEAVLDERTCDCCPTTAVATPSGLVVAYRDRSEDEIRDIAVVRQVNGAWTAPTIPHADGWRIEGCPVNGPALAASGDRVALAWFTGGDATRVWLAVSEDAGATWGERVRIDGGAPIGRVGVSMLADGSATVSWLEGVGEAAELRVRRVGSDGSLRPAVTVATVDSGRASGVPQIVALGDQALVAWTDPAAGTVRSAVVTP, from the coding sequence ATGCCCCGACGCCTCCTCCTACTGGTCGCCACCGCGCTCGCGGCCTGCGGCGACGCTCCGCCCCCCGACGCTCCCGCCAAGGCGATCCCACTCGTCGACGGTGCGGTCGACGTCCCCGCCGACACCGGGGCCGTCGCCCCCCGCCTCGTCACGGACGCCGAGGGCCGCCCGGTGCTCACGTGGGTCGAGCCCACCGCGACCGGCCACGCGCTCCGCCTCTCCCGGTGGACCGGCGACGGGTGGTCCCCCGCCGACACCCGCGCCGAGGGCGCCGACTGGTTCGTCAACTGGGCCGACACGCCGGGGGTGGTGCCCCGCAGCGACGGGCTGATGCTCGCCCACACGCTCGTCATGCACCCGGACGGCGGCGTCTACGCCTATGACATCGGTGTCGAGATGCCGAACGGCACTGGGGCCTTGCTCAACACGGATGGGGTCGCGGCCGAGCACGGGTTCGTGTCCGGCGTCCCGCTCGCCGACGCGCGGACGGCCCTTGTCTGGCTCGACGGTCGCGAGCAGGGGGAAGGCCACGGCCACCACGCGGGCGCGATGACCCTCCGCACGGCCACCCTGTCCGCCGACGGCACGCGGAGCGGCGAGGCCGTCCTGGACGAGCGCACCTGCGACTGCTGCCCGACGACCGCCGTCGCCACGCCATCTGGCCTCGTCGTCGCCTACCGCGACCGGAGTGAGGACGAGATCCGCGACATCGCCGTCGTCCGTCAGGTCAATGGCGCGTGGACTGCGCCCACCATCCCCCATGCCGACGGCTGGCGCATCGAAGGCTGCCCCGTCAACGGCCCCGCACTGGCCGCCTCGGGCGACCGCGTGGCGCTGGCGTGGTTCACCGGCGGCGACGCGACGCGCGTCTGGCTGGCCGTCTCCGAAGACGCCGGAGCGACCTGGGGCGAGCGCGTCCGCATCGACGGCGGGGCACCCATCGGCCGCGTCGGCGTGTCGATGCTGGCGGACGGCAGCGCGACGGTGAGCTGGCTGGAGGGCGTCGGCGAGGCCGCCGAGCTTCGCGTTCGCCGCGTCGGCAGCGACGGGTCGCTGCGCCCCGCCGTGACCGTGGCGACGGTCGACAGCGGACGGGCGAGCGGGGTCCCGCAGATCGTGGCCCTCGGCGACCAGGCGCTCGTGGCGTGGACCGATCCTGCCGCCGGGACGGTGCGCTCGGCTGTGGTGACGCCGTAG
- a CDS encoding DUF6010 family protein — protein MGLLVPNWPVLSFLLGVVLALVYVRLGRRLRGRNARVWWAAGLVAAAALYVVFALARGDVAGAALEMIGVTLVGVAVRMGLRGDLRWLAAGWLLHPLWDLGVHPPLEAPPLYVWLCLSFDAVVGIALYLQAVRN, from the coding sequence GTGGGTCTGCTCGTTCCCAACTGGCCCGTGCTGAGTTTCCTGCTCGGCGTCGTCCTCGCGCTCGTCTACGTCCGCCTCGGTCGGCGGCTGCGGGGGCGCAACGCCCGGGTGTGGTGGGCGGCCGGGCTCGTGGCCGCGGCGGCCCTGTACGTCGTGTTCGCGCTCGCTCGCGGCGACGTGGCCGGCGCCGCGCTGGAGATGATCGGCGTGACGCTGGTGGGCGTGGCGGTGCGGATGGGGCTCCGCGGCGACCTCCGCTGGCTCGCGGCCGGATGGCTGCTGCACCCGCTCTGGGACCTCGGCGTCCACCCGCCGCTGGAGGCGCCGCCGCTCTACGTCTGGCTCTGCCTCTCGTTCGACGCCGTCGTCGGGATCGCGCTCTACCTCCAGGCCGTCCGCAACTGA
- a CDS encoding DUF302 domain-containing protein — MADYTFSRTLDADLATAEARTRAALSDEGFGVLTEIDIQATMKAKLDADVTGYTILGACNPPLAFQAMQAEPRIGAMLPCNVILRDVGDGQTEVSAIDPVASMAAIDNADLGTVATEVRERLQRVVAAL; from the coding sequence ATGGCCGACTACACCTTCTCCCGCACCCTCGACGCCGACCTCGCGACCGCCGAGGCGCGCACCCGCGCCGCGCTCTCCGACGAGGGCTTCGGCGTCCTCACCGAGATCGACATCCAGGCCACCATGAAGGCCAAGCTGGACGCCGACGTGACGGGCTACACCATCCTGGGCGCCTGCAACCCGCCGCTCGCGTTCCAGGCGATGCAGGCCGAGCCGCGCATCGGCGCGATGCTGCCGTGCAACGTCATCCTGCGCGACGTGGGCGACGGGCAGACGGAGGTCTCGGCCATCGACCCGGTCGCCAGCATGGCCGCCATCGACAACGCCGACCTGGGGACCGTCGCCACCGAGGTCCGCGAGCGGCTCCAGCGCGTCGTCGCGGCGCTCTAG
- a CDS encoding zinc-dependent alcohol dehydrogenase family protein: MRALRFHRHGPPAEVLRLDDVPTPEPGPGEVRLRLTHRPLHPADLSMVRGTYGRSRDLPAVGGNEGFGVIDAVGEGVADLAVGQRAIKLGEAPTWQEAVVLPEADVFAVPDALSDTDAAQLFVNPLTAWLLHGAAPPRLGDVLVQTAGASAVARIAAQMAVRAGARAVSIVRRDDHRDRLEALGVHVVVADANTSETRAALREAVGADGAAAVFDPVAGEVGALALSALRDGGTHIVYGALSGEPLPVSPAALIYRDVTVRGVWRTQWASRAPSDTIHDTLRVLTAFAVAGAYTLPVDATYDLGDATEAVGAALAHGRWGKVLLTG, from the coding sequence ATGCGCGCGCTCCGCTTTCACCGCCACGGCCCGCCCGCCGAGGTCCTCCGCCTCGACGACGTACCGACGCCCGAGCCCGGCCCCGGCGAGGTCCGCCTCCGGCTCACGCACCGCCCCCTCCACCCGGCCGACCTCTCGATGGTGCGCGGCACCTACGGCCGCTCGCGCGACCTGCCCGCCGTCGGCGGCAACGAGGGGTTCGGCGTCATCGACGCCGTCGGCGAGGGCGTGGCCGATCTCGCCGTCGGGCAGCGCGCGATCAAGCTCGGCGAGGCGCCGACGTGGCAGGAGGCCGTCGTGCTCCCCGAGGCCGACGTGTTCGCGGTCCCGGACGCGCTCTCGGACACCGACGCGGCCCAGCTCTTCGTCAACCCGCTGACGGCGTGGCTGCTGCACGGGGCCGCCCCGCCCCGCCTCGGCGACGTGCTGGTGCAGACCGCGGGCGCGAGCGCCGTCGCCCGGATCGCGGCCCAGATGGCGGTCCGCGCCGGCGCCCGCGCGGTGTCCATCGTCCGCCGGGACGACCACCGAGACCGCCTCGAAGCCCTCGGCGTCCATGTCGTCGTGGCCGACGCGAACACGTCGGAGACACGGGCCGCACTCCGCGAGGCCGTCGGCGCGGACGGCGCGGCGGCGGTGTTCGACCCCGTCGCGGGCGAGGTCGGCGCGCTGGCCCTGTCGGCCCTGCGAGACGGCGGCACGCACATCGTCTACGGCGCGCTGAGCGGCGAGCCGCTGCCCGTCTCCCCGGCCGCGCTCATCTACCGGGACGTGACGGTCCGCGGCGTCTGGCGCACCCAGTGGGCCTCTCGCGCTCCCTCCGACACGATCCACGACACCCTCCGGGTCCTCACCGCCTTCGCCGTCGCGGGCGCCTACACGCTCCCGGTGGACGCGACCTACGACCTCGGCGACGCCACCGAGGCGGTCGGCGCCGCCCTGGCGCACGGCCGCTGGGGCAAGGTGCTGCTGACCGGGTGA